From one Sardina pilchardus chromosome 6, fSarPil1.1, whole genome shotgun sequence genomic stretch:
- the LOC134082577 gene encoding zinc finger protein 516-like → MNPRDSAQEAASVVDRPLGPAEQPDNDNGDGDIDGKGAASFDCNVCGRSFPFQSSLSQHMRRHTGARPYKCPYCDHRASQKGNLKVHIRSHKLGVLIQPDPDADSEEADEESEEASGERDVSEGLEGGDSPTKSSSACNGVLHGAVDGERAAAGGAGAGAKAASRGVKRERSVDAAARTLRCRLCGHEVQREDQLLSHIEKAHITADADDAELLAGAHEAPPPAEPETAAVAAAEEFACDTCGQAFAYAHLLKAHVKKHTGELEHRCKICGRGFREAWFLKSHMKTHSGTKNSGRGRPRSTDSAEPPATVNDVAQDPEIVAAAGAACLYELCSKCGHLFRDRESLRQHGRVHGKQARRQASPRDHAADHGDSPAAKRRLLDYLGLRSTVEDPPKEEEEENSGKRVPELDPVCSYQAWQLANRGRLAEPAEHNGHWDSSLAGATVTYDRESSRYVLAGQERKPSRRGSYGGVAIGGSQSSPGERSAPDESPSDSEYRPSSRQERRRSTQSRSHECFECGKVFRSRHQLSVHERSHRREGRGSGGDADSRSPSRPGTPQNDGLAEAPAAKQGSRATTEEKPYVCSLCDFITPESSLFIAHLRLVHPEPGVAQEPSAPKSTTTTTTNTTQPSTSSSSSSTRGSSSSGGGGSSYPKLKRALLQGAPHSPSPSRSPSEGPLAPNAVVATHARPLTPQTATAAACEPAVDLCVRPEGARGAASSASTSTSAASVPPGGLPSHRCTYCAHHTRYPEVLWMHQMIAHRLNSSALVPKWAQKSQKSGGGGKKGGAETQRRRTGPPPALEGKECPPLPANARSSRTRPPAASTTTTTTTSTSATTNSLKRDRPSSSSSSSSVSSSSAQPRAGTSAGAGKTSRPPPTTRPPTAAANAASSRQRGEPEHPEPPSSRSRPRVDLYPRVTSAGALEKSAGAPYSSGGGSSSGGSSSRSSNAASPKPGARMTDRYLLPQEGLGFMLTSKHGFSEYGRPKNASPSPQTHTKTAQRPKPKPAGHSQPAHAAITSSSAASVANHLYGASQPQGGAALLGLGSHHSVPRSGEPKQNTLAAGPPDTQLDILSFLKNCNSHELATLYHRWGMANPLLEHTGLLRSLARQGEYVCQECGKSFSQPSHLRTHMRSHTGERPFRCHLCPYRASQKGNLKTHVQSVHHVPFDNALHLDATLAKLEQCPAEVHTPSPSDRSHQQHQAGQLPPSH, encoded by the exons ATGAACCCCAGAGACAGCGCGCAGGAGGCGGCCTCGGTCGTCGACAGGCCCCTCGGACCGGCCGAGCAGCCGGACAACGACAACGGCGACGGTGACATCGACGGCAAGGGCGCGGCGTCGTTCGACTGCAACGTGTGCGGCCGCAGCTTCCCCTTCCAGAGCTCGCTGTCGCAGCACATGCGACGGCACACGGGCGCGCGCCCCTACAAGTGCCCCTACTGCGACCACCGCGCCTCCCAGAAGGGCAACCTCAAGGTGCACATCCGCAGCCACAAGCTGGGCGTGCTCATCCAGCCCGACCCCGACGCCGACAGCGAGGAGGCGGACGAGGAGTCCGAGGAGGCCTCGGGCGAGAGGGACGTCTCCGAGGGGCTGGAGGGGGGCGACAGCCCCACCAAGAGCAGCTCCGCCTGCAACGGGGTGCTGCACGGCGCGGTCGACGGTGAGCGGGCAGcggcggggggggcgggggcgggggcgaAGGCGGCGAGCCGGGGCGTGAAGCGCGAGCGGAGCGTGGACGCGGCGGCGAGGACGCTGCGCTGCCGGCTGTGCGGGCACGAGGTGCAGCGCGAGGACCAGCTGCTCAGCCACATCGAGAAGGCGCACATCACGGCCGACGCCGACGACGCCGAGCTGCTCGCCGGCGCGCACGAGGCCCCCCCCCCGGCGGAGCCCGAGACGGCGGCGGTCGCCGCCGCGGAGGAGTTCGCCTGCGACACGTGCGGCCAGGCGTTCGCCTACGCCCACCTGCTCAAGGCGCACGTCAAGAAGCACACGGGCGAGCTGGAGCACCGCTGCAAGATCTGCGGCCGCGGCTTCCGCGAGGCCTGGTTCCTCAAGAGCCACATGAAGACGCACAGCGGCACCAAGAACTCGGGCCGGGGCCGCCCCCGGAGCACCGACAGCGCCGAGCCGCCCGCCACCGTCAACGACGTGGCGCAGGACCCCGAGATCGTGGCGGCGGCGGGCGCCGCGTGCCTCTACGAGCTCTGCTCCAAGTGCGGGCACCTCTTCCGCGACCGCGAGAGCCTGCGCCAGCACGGCCGCGTGCACGGCAAGCAGGCCCGGCGCCAGGCGTCGCCGCGCGACCACGCCGCCGACCACGGAGACTCGCCCGCCGCCAAGAGGCGACTCCTGGACTACCTCGGCCTGCGCTCGACGGTCGAGGACCCgccgaaggaggaggaggaggagaactcgGGCAAGAGGGTGCCCGAGTTGGACCCGGTGTGCAGCTACCAGGCGTGGCAGCTGGCGAACAGGGGGAGGCTGGCGGAGCCCGCCGAGCACAACGGGCACTGGGACAGCTCGCTGGCCGGCGCCACCGTGACCTACGACCGGGAGAGCAGCCGCTACGTGCTGGCGGGGCAGGAGCGGAAGCCGAGCCGGCGCGGGAGCTACGGAGGCGTGGCGATCGGCGGGAGCCAGTCGTCGCCCGGCGAGCGCAGCGCGCCCGACGAGAGCCCCAGCGACTCGGAGTACCGGCCGTCGTCCCGGCAGGAGAGGCGGCGCTCCACGCAGAGCCGCTCGCACGAGTGCTTCGAGTGCGGCAAGGTGTTCCGCAGCCGCCACCAGCTGAGCGTGCACGAGCGCTCGCACCGGCGAGAGGGCCGAGGCTCGGGCGGCGACGCCGACTCGCGCTCCCCCAGCAGGCCCGGCACCCCGCAGAACGACGGCCTCGCCGAGGCCCCCGCCGCCAAGCAGGGATCACGAGCCACCACAG agGAGAAGCCGTACGTGTGCAGCCTGTGTGACTTCATCACTCCCGAGTCCTCGCTGTTCATCGCCCACCTGCGCCTGGTGCACCCGGAGCCTGGCGTAGCGCAGGAGCCCTCGGCCCCCaagagcaccaccaccaccaccaccaacaccacccaaccctccaccagcagctccagctccagcaccagaggcagcagcagcagcggcggcggcggtagcAGCTACCCCAAGCTGAAGCGCGCTCTCCTCCAGGGCGCGccccactctccctcccccagCCGCTCGCCCTCGGAGGGGCCCCTGGCGCCCAACGCCGTGGTGGCCACCCACGCCCGGCCCCTGACCCCGCagaccgccaccgccgccgcctgcGAGCCCGCCGTGGACCTGTGCGTGCGGCCGGAGGGCGCCAGGGGGGCCGCGAgctccgcctccacctccacctccgccgcCTCCGTGCCACCCGGGGGTCTGCCCAGCCACCGCTGCACGTACTGCGCCCACCACACGCGCTACCCCGAGGTGCTGTGGATGCACCAGATGATCGCCCACCGGCTCAACAGCAGCGCCCTGGTGCCCAAGTGGGCGCAGAAGAGCCAGaagagcggcggcggcggcaagaAGGGGGGCGCGGAGACGCAGCGGCGGCGCACGGGGCCCCCGCCCGCGCTGGAGGGCAAGGAGTGCCCCCCGCTGCCCGCCAACGCCCGCTCGTCCCGCACGCGCCCCCCCgcagcctccaccaccaccaccaccacaacctccacctccgccaccaccaACAGCCTGAAGAGAGATCGTCCCTCTtcatcgtcctcctcctcctccgtctcatCGTCCTCCGCTCAGCCTCGTGCAGGGACCTCGGCAGGGGCCGGCAAGACCTCCaggcccccccccaccaccaggccccccaccgccgccgccaatGCCGCCTCCAGCCGCCAGCGGGGAGAGCCGGAGCATCCGGAGCCCCCCTCGTCTCGCTCGCGACCCCGCGTCGACCTCTACCCCCGGGTCACCTCGGCGGGAGCCCTGGAGAAGAGCGCCGGCGCCCCCTACAGCTCCGGCGGCGGAAGCAGCAGCGGCggaagcagcagcaggagcagcaacgCCGCGAGCCCCAAGCCGGGCGCCCGGATGACTGACCGCTACCTCCTCCCGCAGGAGGGCCTGGGCTTCATGCTGACCAGCAAGCACGGCTTCAGCGAGTACGGACGGCCCAAGAACGCCTCGCCGTCCCCCCAGACGCACACCAAAACCGCCCAGAGGCCCAAGCCCAAACCCGCCGGACACAGCCAGCCCGCGCACGCcgccatcacctcctcctccgccgcctccgTCGCCAACCACCTGTACGGAGCCTCCCAGCCACAAGGGGGCGCTGCTCTGCTGGGGCTGGGCTCCCATCACTCGGTGCCGCGCTCGGGGGAGCCCAAGCAGAACACGCTGGCAGCAGGGCCGCCGGACACGCAGCTGGACATTCTGAGTTTCCTGAAGAACTGCAACTCCCATGAGCTGGCCACGCTGTACCACCGCTGGGGCATGGCCAACCCACTGCTGGAGCACACAG gcttgcTGAGGTCGCTGGCCAGACAAGGGGAGTATGTGTGCCAGGAGTGTGGGAAGAGCTTCAGTCAGCCAAgtcacctgcgcacacacatgcgctcacacacag GGGAGAGACCGTTCCGCTGCCACCTCTGCCCGTACCGAGCCTCTCAGAAAGGGAATCTGAAGACGCACGTGCAGAGCGTCCACCACGTGCCCTTCGACAACGCCCTTCACCTGGATGCCACCCTCGCCAAGCTGGAGCAGTGCCCGGCCGAGGTCCACACACCTTCTCCTTCTGACCGCTCCCACCAACAACATCAAGCTGGCCAGCTCCCTCCAAGCCACTGA